Within Paenibacillus sp. RUD330, the genomic segment TGGAGTCTCAGCTGGAGCAGGGTGACGGCGATGATGATGAAGAAGAGCACGAACGATCCGGCGGCGGCATAGCCGAAGTTGCTGAACTGGAAGCCGTTCTGGTAAATGAACAGAGACGCGGATACGGTGCCGTTGAGCGGCCCGCCCTGGGTCATGACGAAAGGCTCTTCGAAGAACTGCAGCCAGCCGATCATCGTCGTCACGCTGACGAAGAAGATGGCGAAGCGCATCATCGGAATCGTAATCCGGGTCAGCTGCTGCCAGTTGCTGGCGCCGTCCAGCTGCGCCGCCTCGTAGTACGAGCGGTCGATGCCCTGCAGCGCCGCGATGAAGATGATCATGTTGAGGCCGATGCTGCGCCACAGCGCCAGCAGGATGAGCGACAGCTTGGCGATCGTCGGGTCGGTCAGCCAGGCCACCTTGCCGAAGCCGAGCGACGTCAGGACGTAATTGAAGAGGCCGATGCCCGGATTGTACAGATAGCTCCAGACGACGGCCACGGCCACGACGTTCGTCACGGACGGCAGGTAATAGACGACCCTGAATACCTTGAACGCGCGCGAGCGTCCGAAGTTGATCAGCAGGGCGGCTCCGAGCGAGCAGGCGATGACGAGCGGCACCCCGATGACGACGTAGAACAGCGTGTTGCGCAGCGCCAGCAGGAAGACGGGATCGCCCAGCACATCGGCATAATTCTGCAGGCCGACGAACTTGATGCTGGAGTAGTTGGCCAGCCCCGCCAGGTCCATGTCGGTCAAGCTGATGTAGACCGCGACGAGAATGGGCAGCAGGGAGAACACGGCTAGCAGGATGAGGGTCGGTCCGATGAAGACGTACGGCGCAGCCCTTGAAGGTCCTTTCATCCATTTCACTTCCTTTACGGGTCCTGACGGAAGGCGGAGTGCAGATCAGCCGGCTGCCGGAGATTCCGGCAGCCGGCCCCTGGCCGTCAGCGATTTATTTGTCCAGCAGCTGCTGGGATTGCGCGTTGAAGTCTTTGAGCTGGGCATCGATATTTCCGTTCGCGCGGTAGATCTGCTCGAAGGTTTTCACGAAGTTTTGGGAGATGTTGTCCCAGGCTTTGACCAGCGGCATCGGCTCGGCGTTTTTCAGCTGCTCGCCGACGACGCTCATGTTGGCATCCCCGCTCAGCTGCGGATCTTCCCATGCCTTCATGTTGGCCGGCAGCTCGCCGGTCTGCTTCATCCATTCCAGCTGGTTTTCCGGCTTGCTCAGGAAGGAGACGAACTTCATCGCTTCCGCCTTGTGGTCGGTGAAGTTGAACACGGTCAGGTTGGAGCCGCCGAGCGAGCTCATGTTGTTCTCCTTGGCGGGAAGAACGGCCGTCGCCCATTTGCCGTCGATGTCCGGAATCTGGTCCTTGATCGTCTTGATCATCCAAGGCCCGCTGATGAACATCGGCACCATGCCGTCGCCGCCGAACGTCTGGGACGTATCGAGGCCGAGATCGATCGGAGCGTATCCGTTCTTGAAGAAGCTGTCCAGGTAAGCGACCGTGTCGCGGTATTGCGGCTGGTCGAATTGCGCTTTGTTGCCCTCGATCAGCTTGGCGCCGTTCTGGCGGGCGAACATGAAGCTGAGCGTCGGCTCCTTCGGGTCGAACCCGATGCCGTATTTGTCCTTGCCCCGCTCGGTCAGCTTCTTGGAGGCGTCAAGCAGCTCATCCCAGGTTTTCGGAGCGTGGTCGTAGCCGACGGACTTCAGCACATCGGTGCGGTAGAACAGGATTCTCGTTTCAGCCAGCCAGGGCACGCCGACGGTTTTGCCGTCGAACTGGGTGGAGGTGACGGTGCCCTTGAAGAAATTGTCCGCTGCAAGCTCGGGGTAGCTGCCGAGGTCGGCCGTCAGATCGGCGAGAGCTCCAGCCGCAGCGAACTCCGGCATCCAGGTTGTGCCCATCTGCAGCACGTCGGGACCTTTCTTGGAAGCGACCGCCGTCAGCAGCTTGTCATGGGCGCTGCCCCAAGGGATCGCCTGAACCTTGACCGTGACGTTCGGATTTTCTTTGGTGAAGGCGGCTGCCATCTGCTCCATCGGCTTGCTGCTGTCTCCCATCGCCCAGACGGAGAGAGTGACCTTGCCTCCGTCAGCGGAGTCGCTGCCGCCCGAAGAGCATCCCGCCAAAGCGGTTCCTGCGAGCATGACGGCCGCGATGGCGGCGCTTGCAGTTTTCGTTTTCATTTGTATTTCCTCCCCTGGTTAAGTTGCCCTTTGCTCAATTGAAACGTTTCGAATTGAATTATAGATCAACTTGAAATCGCATTCAAGGCTTTTTTGATGAAGATATTCCCCTTCATATATAGCCGAATAGGCCCCCCTTCCCTAAAGAATTCGCTTACATTGATTTTCAACTAAGGTTTGACTTCATTTCCCACCTTTGTTTATACTCGGATTACGTGTTGTCGAAACGTTTTTATTATCTTTTTTCCAGATAAGCAGGCGTTTCTTGTCTATCGAAAGGAGGAAACACCCTATGCCTACCCCGCAAACAAATGTCCAGCCAGCCTTGTGGAGACT encodes:
- a CDS encoding sugar ABC transporter permease; its protein translation is MKGPSRAAPYVFIGPTLILLAVFSLLPILVAVYISLTDMDLAGLANYSSIKFVGLQNYADVLGDPVFLLALRNTLFYVVIGVPLVIACSLGAALLINFGRSRAFKVFRVVYYLPSVTNVVAVAVVWSYLYNPGIGLFNYVLTSLGFGKVAWLTDPTIAKLSLILLALWRSIGLNMIIFIAALQGIDRSYYEAAQLDGASNWQQLTRITIPMMRFAIFFVSVTTMIGWLQFFEEPFVMTQGGPLNGTVSASLFIYQNGFQFSNFGYAAAGSFVLFFIIIAVTLLQLRLQRKQAEE
- a CDS encoding sugar ABC transporter substrate-binding protein, whose translation is MKTKTASAAIAAVMLAGTALAGCSSGGSDSADGGKVTLSVWAMGDSSKPMEQMAAAFTKENPNVTVKVQAIPWGSAHDKLLTAVASKKGPDVLQMGTTWMPEFAAAGALADLTADLGSYPELAADNFFKGTVTSTQFDGKTVGVPWLAETRILFYRTDVLKSVGYDHAPKTWDELLDASKKLTERGKDKYGIGFDPKEPTLSFMFARQNGAKLIEGNKAQFDQPQYRDTVAYLDSFFKNGYAPIDLGLDTSQTFGGDGMVPMFISGPWMIKTIKDQIPDIDGKWATAVLPAKENNMSSLGGSNLTVFNFTDHKAEAMKFVSFLSKPENQLEWMKQTGELPANMKAWEDPQLSGDANMSVVGEQLKNAEPMPLVKAWDNISQNFVKTFEQIYRANGNIDAQLKDFNAQSQQLLDK